A genomic window from Astatotilapia calliptera chromosome 12, fAstCal1.2, whole genome shotgun sequence includes:
- the selenop gene encoding selenoprotein Pa, with product MWAGLSLLLTLCLLHGGGAESEGGGPRCQPPSDWRIGDVEPMKGSVGRVTVVALLQASULFCLVQASRLDGLQQKLERQGLKNVVYMVVNHQGEQSRHLHPLLEAKLSKNIILYKQDGQQPDVWQTLAGEKDDFFIYDRCGRLTHRISLPYSIIGQGHIAQAIKDTYCKRLCGDCTHESAEIPEECKDNAEVQPDVPAEQDDTRHGHHHGHGHQNGHGDQNGHGHQNGHGHQNGHGHGHHGDNRDVHPRGFGHGSDHNNGHHHRNHNGADQTQHGVRPHGHFHEGDMPQTQHHFDLGQIPQDVHNQQVAQEAHAVIERPULSRKNRUKLKYNUQGLTGSDNEIKSSUCUHURRLFGEAGSEQPVGLUHCDEALPTSURUHGLIGDAVNDVRETUQURLPHPAUQEPQPAQUAUPPGVVS from the exons ATGTGGGCAGGCCTCAGTCTGCTCCTCACTCTCTGCCTGCTCCATGGGGGTGGGGCAGAGAGTGAGGGGGGAGGGCCCCGCTGTCAGCCACCTTCAGACTGGAGGATAGGAGACGTGGAGCCTATGAAGGGGTCAGTAGGTCGAGTGACGGTAGTGGCCCTTTTACAGGCCAGCTGACTGTTCTGCTTGGTGCAGGCTTCCAG ACTAGATGGCCTGCAGCAGAAGCTGGAACGTCAGGGTCTTAAGAATGTGGTCTACATGGTCGTTAACCACCAGGGGGAGCAATCACGACATCTGCACCCTTTGCTGGAGGCCAAACTTTCCAAGAACATCATACTCTACAAGCAGGACGGGCAACAGCCTGATGTTTGGCAGACTCTGGCTGGAGAGAAAGATGACTTTTTCATTTATGACAG GTGTGGCCGTCTAACCCACCGCATTTCACTTCCATACTCCATCATTGGACAGGGCCATATTGCGCAGGCAATCAAAGACACCTACTGCAAACGCCTATGTGGCGACTGCACACATGAG AGTGCTGAGATCCCAGAGGAGTGCAAAGATAATGCAGAGGTCCAGCCTGATGTCCCAGCTGAACAGGACGACACCAGACATGGTCATCACCATGGTCATGGTCATCAGAATGGGCACGGTGATCAGAATGGTCACGGTCATCAGAATGGTCACGGTCATCAGAATGGTCACGGTCACGGCCACCATGGGGATAATCGCGATGTTCATCCTCGTGGCTTTGGCCATGGCAGTGATCACAACAATGGCCATCATCATAGAAATCACAATGGTGCCGACCAGACACAGCACGGTGTTAGACCACATGGGCATTTCCATGAAGGTGACATGCCTCAGACCCAGCATCATTTTGATTTAGGCCAGATTCCCCAGGACGTGCACAATCAACAGGTGGCACAGGAGGCTCATGCAGTCATTGAAAGGCCTTGATTATCTAGGAAGAACAGGTGAAAGTTAAAGTACAACTGACAGGGTCTGACGGGCTCTGACAATGAAATTAAGAGCAGCTGATGCTGACACTGACGCAGGCTGTTTGGCGAGGCAGGGAGTGAGCAGCCAGTCGGTCTCTGACACTGTGATGAGGCGTTACCCACCTCCTGACGGTGACACGGGCTGATAGGCGATGCAGTCAATGACGTTAGGGAAACCTGACAGTGACGCTTGCCTCACCCTGCCTGACAGGAGCCTCAGCCAGCCCAGTGAGCCTGACCCCCAGGTGTTGTTAGCTGA
- the ghra gene encoding growth hormone receptor a isoform X3, giving the protein MNIMALSLASNLLILLILSSLDWLPSPGSTFLTDWDHTTSSALIEPHFTECISRDQETFRCWWSPGTFHNLSSPGALRVFYLKKESPTSQWKECPKYIHSNRECFFDANHTSIWITYCMQLRTQNNITYFNEDDCFRVENIVRPDPPVSLNWTLLTISPSRLNYDVMVNWESPPTADVRLGWMRLEYELQYREGNTTNWEALEIQPHSHQTIYGLHLGKEYEVHIRCRMQVFIKFGEFSESIFIQVTEIPSTEFPVHLTLVFVFGTVGILILIMLIVISQQNRLMIFLLPPVPAPKIKGIDSELLKKGKLDELNFMLSGGGMDGLPIYAPDFYQDELWVELMEVNETEDVDSGEKEDNRGSDTQKLLGQSQPVSQHINISCSNSISGPDAESAQATCYNTDLPEEETLMLMATLLPGQPDEEETSLDTVERSSASETGERQLIQTQTRGPQTWVNTDFYAQVSNVMPSGGVVLSPGQQLRIQESISAAEKETKKKRKESEDSEESEERKQKEPQFQLLVVDPEGSAYSTESSIQQISTPPPSSPMPGEGYHIIHPQPVEPRPAATMEVNPSPYILPDSPQFFAPVADYTVVQELDSHHSLLLNLPSHQTPPSCLPQHPLKAPMPVGYITPDLLGNLSQ; this is encoded by the exons CTCTCATTGAGCCTCATTTTACTGAGTGTATATCAAGGGACCAGGAGACGTTCCGCTGCTGGTGGAGTCCTGGCACCTTCCACAACCTCTCCTCCCCTGGAGCACTCCGAGTCTTCTACCTTAAGAAAGA GTCTCCTACCAGCCAGTGGAAGGAGTGTCCCAAGTATATCCATTCAAATAGGGAATGTTTCTTTGATGCAAATCACACATCCATATGGATCACTTACTGCATGCAGCTTCGCACTCAAAACAACATCACCTATTTCAATGAAGATGACTGTTTCAGGGTGGAGAATATTG TACGTCCTGACCCGCCAGTGTCTTTAAACTGGACCCTGCTGACTATAAGTCCTTCCAGGCTAAATTATGATGTCATGGTTAACTGGGAGTCCCCACCTACTGCTGATGTTAGGTTGGGATGGATGCGTTTGGAGTATGAGTTGCAGTACAGAGAGGGAAATACCACAAACTGGGAAGCA TTGGAGATTCAGCCACACTCTCATCAGACAATCTACGGTCTGCACTTAGGAAAAGAATATGAAGTACATATCCGCTGCAGGATGCAGGTTTTCATTAAATTTGGCGAGTTCAGTGAATCCATCTTCATTCAAGTGACTGAGATTCCTAGCACAG AGTTTCCTGTCCATCTCACACTGGTTTTTGTATTTGGGACTGTGGGTATCCTCATACTCATCATGCTCATAGTCATCTCTCAGCAGAACCG ATTAATGATATTTCTGCTGCCGCCTGTTCCTGCACCCAAAATCAAAGGCATCGATTCAGAGCTATTGAAG AAGGGGAAGCTGGATGAGCTGAATTTTATGCTGAGTGGTGGAGGAATGGATGGCCTGCCCATTTATGCACCAGATTTCTACCAAGATGAGCTGTGGGTGGAGCTCATGGAGGTCAATGAGACAGAGGATGTAGATAGTGGAGAGAAGGAGGATAACCGGGGCTCAGACACCCAGAAACTCCTGGGTCAGTCCCAACCTGTCAGTCAACACATCAACATAAGTTGCTCTAATTCAATCAG TGGTCCAGATGCTGAGTCCGCCCAGGCCACCTGTTACAACACAGATCTccctgaagaagaaacactaatGCTGATGGCCACGCTTCTACCAGGACAACCTGATGAAGAGGAAACCTCCCTTGATACTGTAGAAAGATCCTCAGCCTCTGAGACAGGTGAAAGACAGCTCATCCAAACCCAAACCAGAGGGCCCCAGACCTGGGTCAACACAGACTTCTACGCTCAGGTTAGCAATGTTATGCCCTCTGGTGGTGTGGTGTTGTCTCCTGGACAGCAACTCAGAATCCAGGAGAGCATCTCAGCCGCTGAGAAGGAGACAAAAAAGAAGCGGAAAGAGAGTGAAGACAGTGAGGAGTCTGAGGAACGGAAGCAAAAAGAGccacagtttcagctgcttgtaGTGGATCCAGAAGGAAGTGCCTACAGTACAGAGAGCAGTATCCAGCAAATCAGCACTCCTCCCCCTAGCTCTCCCATGCCCGGTGAGGGGTACCACATCATACATCCTCAGCCAGTAGAGCCCAGACCTGCAGCCACAATGGAGGTTAATCCGTCGCCTTACATTCTTCCTGACTCCCCCCAGTTTTTTGCTCCTGTTGCAGACTACACAGTGGTTCAGGAGTTAGACAGTCATCACAGTCTGCTCCTTAACCTGCCTAGCCACCAGACCCCCCcttcctgcctgccacagcaCCCACTCAAGGCACCTATGCCTGTGGGGTACATTACCCCAGACCTGCTGGGAAACCTCtcacaataa
- the ghra gene encoding growth hormone receptor a isoform X2 has product MLPDVKGIMALSLASNLLILLILSSLDWLPSPGSTFLTDWDHTTSSALIEPHFTECISRDQETFRCWWSPGTFHNLSSPGALRVFYLKKESPTSQWKECPKYIHSNRECFFDANHTSIWITYCMQLRTQNNITYFNEDDCFRVENIVRPDPPVSLNWTLLTISPSRLNYDVMVNWESPPTADVRLGWMRLEYELQYREGNTTNWEALEIQPHSHQTIYGLHLGKEYEVHIRCRMQVFIKFGEFSESIFIQVTEIPSTEFPVHLTLVFVFGTVGILILIMLIVISQQNRLMIFLLPPVPAPKIKGIDSELLKKGKLDELNFMLSGGGMDGLPIYAPDFYQDELWVELMEVNETEDVDSGEKEDNRGSDTQKLLGQSQPVSQHINISCSNSISGPDAESAQATCYNTDLPEEETLMLMATLLPGQPDEEETSLDTVERSSASETGERQLIQTQTRGPQTWVNTDFYAQVSNVMPSGGVVLSPGQQLRIQESISAAEKETKKKRKESEDSEESEERKQKEPQFQLLVVDPEGSAYSTESSIQQISTPPPSSPMPGEGYHIIHPQPVEPRPAATMEVNPSPYILPDSPQFFAPVADYTVVQELDSHHSLLLNLPSHQTPPSCLPQHPLKAPMPVGYITPDLLGNLSQ; this is encoded by the exons CTCTCATTGAGCCTCATTTTACTGAGTGTATATCAAGGGACCAGGAGACGTTCCGCTGCTGGTGGAGTCCTGGCACCTTCCACAACCTCTCCTCCCCTGGAGCACTCCGAGTCTTCTACCTTAAGAAAGA GTCTCCTACCAGCCAGTGGAAGGAGTGTCCCAAGTATATCCATTCAAATAGGGAATGTTTCTTTGATGCAAATCACACATCCATATGGATCACTTACTGCATGCAGCTTCGCACTCAAAACAACATCACCTATTTCAATGAAGATGACTGTTTCAGGGTGGAGAATATTG TACGTCCTGACCCGCCAGTGTCTTTAAACTGGACCCTGCTGACTATAAGTCCTTCCAGGCTAAATTATGATGTCATGGTTAACTGGGAGTCCCCACCTACTGCTGATGTTAGGTTGGGATGGATGCGTTTGGAGTATGAGTTGCAGTACAGAGAGGGAAATACCACAAACTGGGAAGCA TTGGAGATTCAGCCACACTCTCATCAGACAATCTACGGTCTGCACTTAGGAAAAGAATATGAAGTACATATCCGCTGCAGGATGCAGGTTTTCATTAAATTTGGCGAGTTCAGTGAATCCATCTTCATTCAAGTGACTGAGATTCCTAGCACAG AGTTTCCTGTCCATCTCACACTGGTTTTTGTATTTGGGACTGTGGGTATCCTCATACTCATCATGCTCATAGTCATCTCTCAGCAGAACCG ATTAATGATATTTCTGCTGCCGCCTGTTCCTGCACCCAAAATCAAAGGCATCGATTCAGAGCTATTGAAG AAGGGGAAGCTGGATGAGCTGAATTTTATGCTGAGTGGTGGAGGAATGGATGGCCTGCCCATTTATGCACCAGATTTCTACCAAGATGAGCTGTGGGTGGAGCTCATGGAGGTCAATGAGACAGAGGATGTAGATAGTGGAGAGAAGGAGGATAACCGGGGCTCAGACACCCAGAAACTCCTGGGTCAGTCCCAACCTGTCAGTCAACACATCAACATAAGTTGCTCTAATTCAATCAG TGGTCCAGATGCTGAGTCCGCCCAGGCCACCTGTTACAACACAGATCTccctgaagaagaaacactaatGCTGATGGCCACGCTTCTACCAGGACAACCTGATGAAGAGGAAACCTCCCTTGATACTGTAGAAAGATCCTCAGCCTCTGAGACAGGTGAAAGACAGCTCATCCAAACCCAAACCAGAGGGCCCCAGACCTGGGTCAACACAGACTTCTACGCTCAGGTTAGCAATGTTATGCCCTCTGGTGGTGTGGTGTTGTCTCCTGGACAGCAACTCAGAATCCAGGAGAGCATCTCAGCCGCTGAGAAGGAGACAAAAAAGAAGCGGAAAGAGAGTGAAGACAGTGAGGAGTCTGAGGAACGGAAGCAAAAAGAGccacagtttcagctgcttgtaGTGGATCCAGAAGGAAGTGCCTACAGTACAGAGAGCAGTATCCAGCAAATCAGCACTCCTCCCCCTAGCTCTCCCATGCCCGGTGAGGGGTACCACATCATACATCCTCAGCCAGTAGAGCCCAGACCTGCAGCCACAATGGAGGTTAATCCGTCGCCTTACATTCTTCCTGACTCCCCCCAGTTTTTTGCTCCTGTTGCAGACTACACAGTGGTTCAGGAGTTAGACAGTCATCACAGTCTGCTCCTTAACCTGCCTAGCCACCAGACCCCCCcttcctgcctgccacagcaCCCACTCAAGGCACCTATGCCTGTGGGGTACATTACCCCAGACCTGCTGGGAAACCTCtcacaataa
- the ghra gene encoding growth hormone receptor a isoform X1, which translates to MSTDASRCERVRLNIMALSLASNLLILLILSSLDWLPSPGSTFLTDWDHTTSSALIEPHFTECISRDQETFRCWWSPGTFHNLSSPGALRVFYLKKESPTSQWKECPKYIHSNRECFFDANHTSIWITYCMQLRTQNNITYFNEDDCFRVENIVRPDPPVSLNWTLLTISPSRLNYDVMVNWESPPTADVRLGWMRLEYELQYREGNTTNWEALEIQPHSHQTIYGLHLGKEYEVHIRCRMQVFIKFGEFSESIFIQVTEIPSTEFPVHLTLVFVFGTVGILILIMLIVISQQNRLMIFLLPPVPAPKIKGIDSELLKKGKLDELNFMLSGGGMDGLPIYAPDFYQDELWVELMEVNETEDVDSGEKEDNRGSDTQKLLGQSQPVSQHINISCSNSISGPDAESAQATCYNTDLPEEETLMLMATLLPGQPDEEETSLDTVERSSASETGERQLIQTQTRGPQTWVNTDFYAQVSNVMPSGGVVLSPGQQLRIQESISAAEKETKKKRKESEDSEESEERKQKEPQFQLLVVDPEGSAYSTESSIQQISTPPPSSPMPGEGYHIIHPQPVEPRPAATMEVNPSPYILPDSPQFFAPVADYTVVQELDSHHSLLLNLPSHQTPPSCLPQHPLKAPMPVGYITPDLLGNLSQ; encoded by the exons CTCTCATTGAGCCTCATTTTACTGAGTGTATATCAAGGGACCAGGAGACGTTCCGCTGCTGGTGGAGTCCTGGCACCTTCCACAACCTCTCCTCCCCTGGAGCACTCCGAGTCTTCTACCTTAAGAAAGA GTCTCCTACCAGCCAGTGGAAGGAGTGTCCCAAGTATATCCATTCAAATAGGGAATGTTTCTTTGATGCAAATCACACATCCATATGGATCACTTACTGCATGCAGCTTCGCACTCAAAACAACATCACCTATTTCAATGAAGATGACTGTTTCAGGGTGGAGAATATTG TACGTCCTGACCCGCCAGTGTCTTTAAACTGGACCCTGCTGACTATAAGTCCTTCCAGGCTAAATTATGATGTCATGGTTAACTGGGAGTCCCCACCTACTGCTGATGTTAGGTTGGGATGGATGCGTTTGGAGTATGAGTTGCAGTACAGAGAGGGAAATACCACAAACTGGGAAGCA TTGGAGATTCAGCCACACTCTCATCAGACAATCTACGGTCTGCACTTAGGAAAAGAATATGAAGTACATATCCGCTGCAGGATGCAGGTTTTCATTAAATTTGGCGAGTTCAGTGAATCCATCTTCATTCAAGTGACTGAGATTCCTAGCACAG AGTTTCCTGTCCATCTCACACTGGTTTTTGTATTTGGGACTGTGGGTATCCTCATACTCATCATGCTCATAGTCATCTCTCAGCAGAACCG ATTAATGATATTTCTGCTGCCGCCTGTTCCTGCACCCAAAATCAAAGGCATCGATTCAGAGCTATTGAAG AAGGGGAAGCTGGATGAGCTGAATTTTATGCTGAGTGGTGGAGGAATGGATGGCCTGCCCATTTATGCACCAGATTTCTACCAAGATGAGCTGTGGGTGGAGCTCATGGAGGTCAATGAGACAGAGGATGTAGATAGTGGAGAGAAGGAGGATAACCGGGGCTCAGACACCCAGAAACTCCTGGGTCAGTCCCAACCTGTCAGTCAACACATCAACATAAGTTGCTCTAATTCAATCAG TGGTCCAGATGCTGAGTCCGCCCAGGCCACCTGTTACAACACAGATCTccctgaagaagaaacactaatGCTGATGGCCACGCTTCTACCAGGACAACCTGATGAAGAGGAAACCTCCCTTGATACTGTAGAAAGATCCTCAGCCTCTGAGACAGGTGAAAGACAGCTCATCCAAACCCAAACCAGAGGGCCCCAGACCTGGGTCAACACAGACTTCTACGCTCAGGTTAGCAATGTTATGCCCTCTGGTGGTGTGGTGTTGTCTCCTGGACAGCAACTCAGAATCCAGGAGAGCATCTCAGCCGCTGAGAAGGAGACAAAAAAGAAGCGGAAAGAGAGTGAAGACAGTGAGGAGTCTGAGGAACGGAAGCAAAAAGAGccacagtttcagctgcttgtaGTGGATCCAGAAGGAAGTGCCTACAGTACAGAGAGCAGTATCCAGCAAATCAGCACTCCTCCCCCTAGCTCTCCCATGCCCGGTGAGGGGTACCACATCATACATCCTCAGCCAGTAGAGCCCAGACCTGCAGCCACAATGGAGGTTAATCCGTCGCCTTACATTCTTCCTGACTCCCCCCAGTTTTTTGCTCCTGTTGCAGACTACACAGTGGTTCAGGAGTTAGACAGTCATCACAGTCTGCTCCTTAACCTGCCTAGCCACCAGACCCCCCcttcctgcctgccacagcaCCCACTCAAGGCACCTATGCCTGTGGGGTACATTACCCCAGACCTGCTGGGAAACCTCtcacaataa